Proteins encoded in a region of the Podarcis muralis chromosome 6, rPodMur119.hap1.1, whole genome shotgun sequence genome:
- the LOC114596800 gene encoding putative lysosomal acid lipase/cholesteryl ester hydrolase, whose product MFSHRCSRMWLLVIMMVVQGTVNPVESKSKTEVNPEVYMNISEKIRYWGYPSEEYEVITKDGYFLSLNRIPGGKLEDESLKATILLIHGLDLEGSDWIANPPHQSLGFILADAGYDVWIGNNRGNSWSRRHQNLTIEEEAFWDFSFHEMGIYDLPAMTDFILQKTGRDKIYCGGHAQGSTVAFVAFSVIPQMSEKIKMFFAMGPAYTLHFSISPIIRVLRMPNTLFKIIFGTKEFCLLSPKLKQLLAQKCSCQPVDVICKQALLLISGFNEKNLNASRTDVYTSIFPDYTSVKNVIHWNQSGRTGEFKYFDYGPKNIDKYKQMTPPFYKIEEITVPIAMWSGGQDWVCRPKEAAQLRSRIPHLVYHKEYPDWDHWDFIWGIDAHQQMYMEILDLMQK is encoded by the exons atgttttctcACAG GTGTTCCAGGATGTGGCTGCTGGTTATCATGATGGTTGTACAAGGCACTGTGAATCCAGTAGAATCCAAGAGCAAAACAGAAGTGAATCCTGAAGTATATATGAATATT AGTGAAAAAATCCGGTACTGGGGATATCCTTCTGAAGAATACGAAGTTATTACAAAGGATGGCTACTTCCTGAGCCTGAACAGAATTCCAGGAGGTAAACTTGAGGATGAAA GCTTAAAGGCCACTATATTGCTGATTCATGGTTTGGACTTGGAAGGCAGTGACTGGATAGCAAATCCGCCTCATCAGAGCCTGGGTTTCATACTAGCAGATGCCGGATATGATGTCTGGATTGGAAACAACAGAGGAAACTCTTGGTCGAGAAGACACCAAAACCTTACCATTGAAGAAGAAGCATTTTGGGATTTCAG TTTTCATGAAATGGGCATCTATGACCTTCCTGCCATGACAGACTTTATTCTGCAGAAAACCGGACGAGATAAAATCTACTGTGGTGGCCATGCTCAGGGATCCACCGTAG CTTTTGTTGCATTTTCTGTAATCCCTCAAATGTCTGAAAAAATAAAGATGTTTTTTGCCATGGGGCCTGCCTACACGCTCCACTTCAGTATAAGTCCCATTATACGAGTGCTGCGTATGCCTAACACATTGTTCAAG ATTATATTTGGCACGAAAGAATTCTGCCTGCTGAGTCCCAAACTCAAACAACTTTTGGCTCAAAAGTGCAGCTGCCAACCGGTTGATGTTATCTGCAAACAAGCTCTTTTACTTATCAGTGGATTCAATGAGAAAAATTTAAATGCG AGCCGAACTGATGTGTACACATCAATATTCCCGGATTATACTTCTGTGAAAAATGTAATCCACTGGAACCAG TCTGGTAGAACTGGGGAGTTCAAATACTTCGATTATGGCCCAAAAAACATAGATAAATACAAACAG atgactcCACCCTTCTACAAGATAGAAGAGATCACAGTCCCAATTGCTATGTGGAGCGGAGGACAAGACTGGGTTTGCAGGCCAAAGGAAGCTGCGCAGCTGCGGTCTCGAATCCCTCACCTTGTTTACCATAAGGAGTATCCAGACTGGGACCACTGGGACTTCATTTGGGGCATTGATGCTCATCAGCAGATGTACATGGAAATCCTTGATCTGATGCAGAAATAG
- the LOC114596799 gene encoding lipase member M-like: MWLMIVLVYMTEGIVSSGEFQELNKPNPEQFLNTDGIIRRWDYPSEVHDKILTADGYYLTMNRIPYGRGGKHGGSPIPAVLVIPGLIMESSTWVSNIPSNSLGFILADAGYDVWLGNVRGTSWSRKHQNLSVLQQEFWNFSFHEMSLYDLPAMIDYILQENGQKQIYYIGHSQGATLGFITFSMMPEVAEKIKLFFVFAPAYTFQNSKGPVIQILFFPDSLIKVIFGTKEFRLLSRSLRALVAKICSYQLIQNLCAQSLYLIGGFNKNSLNVSRVDVYQAHFPDFTSVKNIVHWGQAAKTGELKYFDYGCKNEEKYHQKTPPFYKIEAMTVPTAVWIGGQDWLSRPKDNAKLIPRISNLIHYKCFPDWSHFNFLFGLDAPQRLYSEVIDMMKRNPIETWDF, encoded by the exons ATGTGGCTGATGATTGTATTGGTGTACATGACTGAAGGAATTGTGTCTTCAGGAGAATTCCAAGAGTTAAACAAGCCAAATCCAGAGCAATTTTTGAATACT GATGGAATCATTCGTCGCTGGGACTATCCAAGTGAGGTCCATGATAAGATCCTGACAGCTGACGGCTATTATTTAACCATGAACAGAATTCCTTATGGCAGAGGAGGCAAACATGGTGGGTCTCCAAt ACCTGCTGTCTTGGTGATTCCTGGATTAATAATGGAAAGTAGCACCTGGGTCTCCAATATACCCAGTAATAGTTTGGGCTTCATCTTGGCAGATGCTGGTTACGATGTTTGGCTTGGGAATGTTAGAGGAACGTCCTGGTCGAGAAAGCACCAGAACCTTTCGGTCTTGCAACAGGAATTCTGGAATTTCAG CTTTCATGAAATGAGCCTCTATGACCTTCCAGCCATGATAGATTACATTCTGCAGGAAAATGGCCAAAAGCAGATCTATTATATTGGACATTCTCAAGGTGCTACTTTAG gttTCATAACCTTTTCTATGATGCCAGAGGTGGCTGAAAAAATCAAGTTATTCTTTGTTTTTGCTCCTGCGTACACATTTCAGAACAGCAAAGGCCCAGTAATCCAGATATTATTTTTTCCTGATTCTCTTATAAAG GTTATATTTGGCACGAAAGAATTCCGCTTATTAAGTAGAAGTCTGAGAGCATTAGTTGCTAAGATTTGCAGCTACCAATTAATACAAAACCTTTGCGCCCAAAGCCTTTACCTTATAGGTGGCTTCAATAAGAACAGCTTAAATGTG AGCCGAGTTGATGTGTACCAGGCTCACTTTCCAGACTTTACTTCTGTAAAGAATATTGTACACTGGGGTCAG GCAGCAAAAACAGGGGAACTGAAATATTTTGACTATGGCTGCAAGAACGAAGAAAAATACCATCAG AAAACTCCGCCATTTTATAAAATAGAAGCTATGACTGTGCCAACTGCAGTGTGGATTGGGGGGCAAGACTGGTTGTCTCGCCCAAAGGACAATGCAAAATTAATACCTCGAATTTCTAATCTCATTCACTACAAGTGCTTTCCTGACTGGAGCCACTTTAATTTCCTCTTTGGACTTGATGCACCTCAACGCCTTTATTCAGAAGTGATTGATATGATGAAGAGAAACCCAATAGAAACTTGGGATTTTTAG